From Ovis canadensis isolate MfBH-ARS-UI-01 breed Bighorn chromosome 10, ARS-UI_OviCan_v2, whole genome shotgun sequence, a single genomic window includes:
- the MTIF3 gene encoding translation initiation factor IF-3, mitochondrial has protein sequence MAALFLKKLTLQTIKTENCCIRRCLSKYILQGPASPRPPRLIHAKAFSTEDTQDESTKKKKNETAFSSVGRKINERIIHVLDEQGNDLGHMHRANVIRLMTERDLRLVKRDASAEPPQYQLLTGAQIHQERLRLREAERAAPKPGPTLTKELTFSSNIGQHDLNTKSKQIQQWIEKKYKVQITVKKGKSADEPEDKMEEMCNRIVQAVSGIATFSSRPQPIRGGKAVMCVLRPLSKKEEAAWRAAPGTPRGDALNTGDGKDGASGVLPH, from the exons ATGGCTGCTCTTTTCCTCAAGAAGTTAACATTACAAACCATAAAGACTGAAAATTGCTGCATTAGAAGATGTTTGAGCAAATACATCTTACAGGGGCCGGCCTCCCCAAGACCGCCCCGCCTCATTCACGCGAAAGCTTTCAGCACTGAAGACACCCAGGATGAgagcacaaagaaaaaaaagaacgaGACGGCTTTCAGTAGCGTTGGGAGAAAAATCAACGAGCGCATCATTCACGTGCTGGACGAACAGGGCAACGACCTGGGCCACATGCACCGGGCAAACGTGATCAGGCTCATGACTGAGCGGGACCTGCGGCTAGTGAAGAGGGATGCCAGCGCAGAGCCCCCGCAGTACCAGCTCCTGACGGGTGCACAGATCCACCAGGAGCGGCTGCGGCTTCGAGAGGCAGAGAGGGCCGCGCCCAAGCCGG GACCCACCCTGACCAAGGAACTgactttttcttcaaatattggaCAACATGATCTGAACACAAAGAGTAAACAGATTCAGCAGTGGATCGAAAAAAAGTACAAAGTCCAGATTACAGTAAAGAAAGGGAAGAGTGCAGATGAGCCCGAGGACAAAATG GAGGAGATGTGTAATCGAATAGTCCAGGCCGTGTCTGGAATTGCAACCTTCTCATCCCGGCCGCAGCCCATCAGAGGAGGCAAGGCTGTGATGTGTGTTCTTCGTCCCTTGAGCAAAAAGGAGGAGGCTGCATGGAGAGCAGCTCCGGGCACCCCAAGAGGAGACGCTCTGAACACGGGAGACGGGAAGGACGGAGCATCTGGTGTCCTGCCCCATTGA